The Deinococcus sp. KNUC1210 nucleotide sequence AGCAGCCCGAGTCCGAAGGCCAGATTCTGCGGCGGTTTGGGGCTGCCGGGCGAGTCGTAGACGCCGGATCGTTCCAGCCCGACCAGGCCATGCAGATAACTCCAGAGCGTCATGGTGAGGTCTGGGCTGTACGCCCCGGCAAGCGGCTGGAGCCGACCCACCACCACTTCCCAGAGCTGATCGTAGACGGCACGCTGCTCGGCATTCAGCGTGTCACAGGTCATGTACAGGTCGTAGAGCGCGGGCCGGGCACGGGCAAACGCCAGGTAACGCTGGGCCAGACGCGTCAGGTCGTTGCCGGATTCGCTCAGCGCCGCCTGAATAT carries:
- a CDS encoding TetR/AcrR family transcriptional regulator, producing MPYPAKTSAEQILAAAVDLLERGGIAGLTLRALAANLQLTPNALYRYYDSRDTLLAAVAVQGARLLLSDIQAALSESGNDLTRLAQRYLAFARARPALYDLYMTCDTLNAEQRAVYDQLWEVVVGRLQPLAGAYSPDLTMTLWSYLHGLVGLERSGVYDSPGSPKPPQNLAFGLGLLLAGLEKLNPTS